A genomic window from Candidatus Krumholzibacteriota bacterium includes:
- a CDS encoding M20/M25/M40 family metallo-hydrolase: protein MTRSIRSLAAALAAIPLFASCTLVHEPPRENVSIRTETMRGVIEFLSSDLLEGRAPGTRGGRLAEEYMRSVMRTLGIEPWQGSYFHEFTLEGFTLESLDIEAAGVRLALGDDAVGSYVGGGGPFALEGEAVFAGYGIDAADWEWNDYGDASLAGKIAIVRVNEPGRDDPDLFEGPAMTYYGRWTYKIEEAARRGARGILLVHTTETAGYGWPVVRNSWGGEELYLPSMIGGDLLFRGWIREERLREILAEAGRSFDELCLLSETRGFQPVPLGFSVSISGTAAHRSVTARNVAGVIPAGSPAGDGRAILLSAHIDHLGLNPSLEGDGIFNGAIDNGAAVAAMIGTAQALAERRRQLRHPVIVLACGAEEAGLLGSRRFAAGLDSSSVLCNVNFESSPVWGPSRDLFAVGARHSTLDGFMCEVAAEMGLEYGMFSMSEQGFFYRSDQFSFARRGIPAIWISAGEDFEDGVNHIREFFTGEYHTPDDEYDPAWTLESTAQTAEAAARLAVRVDRAGAVVRLRGRRAFPVGE from the coding sequence ATGACCAGATCGATCCGTTCTCTCGCCGCCGCACTCGCCGCGATCCCGCTTTTCGCTTCCTGCACCCTCGTCCACGAACCGCCCCGGGAGAACGTTTCGATACGGACCGAGACGATGCGCGGCGTCATCGAGTTCCTCTCGAGCGATCTCCTCGAGGGCCGCGCGCCGGGGACGCGCGGCGGCCGCCTCGCCGAGGAGTACATGCGGAGCGTCATGCGCACGCTCGGCATCGAGCCCTGGCAGGGATCGTATTTCCACGAGTTCACCCTCGAGGGCTTCACGCTCGAGTCGCTCGACATCGAGGCCGCGGGCGTGCGCCTCGCCCTCGGCGACGACGCGGTCGGCTCGTACGTGGGGGGCGGCGGTCCCTTCGCCCTCGAGGGGGAGGCCGTCTTCGCCGGCTACGGGATCGACGCCGCGGACTGGGAGTGGAACGACTACGGAGACGCCTCACTCGCGGGGAAGATCGCGATCGTCCGCGTGAACGAGCCGGGGCGGGACGACCCGGACCTCTTCGAGGGGCCGGCCATGACCTACTACGGCCGCTGGACGTACAAGATCGAGGAGGCGGCGCGCCGCGGGGCGCGGGGGATTCTTCTCGTCCACACGACGGAGACGGCCGGCTACGGCTGGCCCGTCGTCCGCAACTCCTGGGGGGGCGAGGAGCTCTACCTGCCGTCGATGATCGGCGGCGACCTCCTCTTCCGCGGCTGGATCCGCGAGGAGCGGCTCCGCGAGATCCTCGCGGAGGCGGGGCGGTCGTTCGACGAGCTCTGCCTGCTCTCCGAGACGCGCGGCTTCCAACCCGTGCCGCTCGGCTTCTCCGTGTCGATCTCCGGGACGGCGGCGCACCGGTCCGTGACCGCGCGTAACGTCGCCGGCGTCATTCCCGCCGGCTCGCCGGCCGGGGACGGTCGGGCGATCCTCCTCTCCGCGCACATCGACCATCTCGGCCTGAATCCCTCCCTCGAGGGGGACGGGATCTTCAACGGGGCGATCGACAACGGCGCCGCCGTGGCGGCGATGATCGGGACGGCCCAGGCGCTCGCCGAGCGCAGGCGACAGCTCAGGCACCCGGTGATCGTTCTCGCCTGCGGGGCGGAGGAGGCGGGGCTCCTCGGCTCGCGCCGCTTCGCCGCCGGGCTCGACTCGTCGAGCGTCCTCTGCAACGTCAACTTCGAGTCGTCGCCCGTCTGGGGGCCGTCGCGCGACCTCTTCGCCGTCGGCGCGCGCCACTCGACGCTCGACGGATTCATGTGCGAGGTGGCCGCGGAGATGGGACTCGAATACGGAATGTTCTCGATGTCCGAACAGGGCTTCTTCTACCGCTCCGACCAGTTCAGCTTCGCCCGGCGGGGGATCCCCGCGATCTGGATCTCGGCGGGGGAGGATTTCGAGGACGGCGTGAACCATATCCGGGAGTTCTTCACCGGCGAGTACCACACGCCGGACGACGAGTACGATCCCGCCTGGACGCTGGAGAGCACGGCGCAGACCGCCGAGGCGGCCGCCCGGCTGGCCGTGCGCGTGGATCGCGCGGGGGCGGTGGTACG